The proteins below come from a single Acidimicrobiia bacterium genomic window:
- a CDS encoding HAMP domain-containing sensor histidine kinase codes for MSITRRIALVSASAVAVTVVIISVVVYLGARSRVLGPIDDSLAVRVERYDQAPSLPTQGVVRLNPDGTLRRIDTAIPRTWLELFRPRSSAEFDDAYVQLIGRTGVVNVGEGDLVLPHPQAAAVGSGEVTFRSVWVDGVHLRIAAVHSDATNTIIQVGRPLTEADETLERFAFMLVLTGAFGVVLAAGLGLVVARTAVRPLTDLEASIAGVAGDRTLGTRLEVKGSDEVAHLAQAFNDLLDELETARHQQARLVRDAGHELRTPLTALRTNLEVLQRHRVGEADRERMLDAAHAEVEELSALVTEIVDLATDRYQTEPLSVVAIADVVDEVTGRFVRRSGRRIVVDTDDSAVRGRRAALERAVGNIVANADKWSPPDGTITIDVAAGTVTVRDEGQGFNAEDLDHVFERFYRSTAARATHGSGLGLSIVEQIVTDHGGTVFARNRSDGQGAEVGFTVPVVDR; via the coding sequence ATGAGCATCACCCGCCGGATCGCGCTCGTGTCGGCGTCGGCCGTTGCGGTCACCGTCGTCATCATCTCGGTCGTCGTGTACCTCGGCGCCCGCTCAAGGGTGCTTGGACCGATCGATGACAGCCTTGCCGTGCGGGTCGAGCGATACGATCAGGCACCCTCCTTGCCGACCCAAGGCGTCGTGAGGCTGAACCCCGACGGCACGCTGCGACGAATCGATACGGCGATTCCGCGAACCTGGCTCGAGCTGTTCCGACCGCGCTCGTCGGCCGAGTTCGACGACGCATATGTGCAGCTCATCGGCCGAACCGGTGTGGTGAATGTCGGCGAGGGTGACCTCGTTTTGCCGCATCCGCAAGCGGCGGCGGTCGGGTCCGGCGAGGTCACCTTCCGGTCGGTGTGGGTCGACGGTGTCCACCTGCGCATCGCGGCCGTGCACAGCGACGCCACCAACACGATCATCCAGGTCGGTCGGCCCCTCACGGAAGCCGACGAGACCCTCGAACGATTCGCCTTCATGCTGGTGCTCACCGGAGCTTTTGGTGTCGTCCTCGCAGCGGGCCTCGGCCTCGTGGTTGCCCGCACGGCTGTGAGACCGTTGACCGATCTCGAGGCCTCCATCGCAGGGGTCGCAGGCGACCGAACCCTCGGGACACGGTTGGAGGTGAAGGGGTCCGACGAGGTTGCCCACCTCGCGCAGGCATTCAACGACCTCCTCGACGAGCTCGAAACGGCACGGCACCAGCAGGCGCGTCTCGTACGCGACGCGGGTCACGAGCTGCGGACGCCGCTCACGGCACTGCGGACCAATCTGGAGGTGTTGCAACGCCACCGGGTCGGAGAGGCCGACCGGGAGCGAATGCTCGACGCCGCGCACGCAGAAGTAGAGGAACTGTCAGCGCTCGTCACGGAGATCGTCGACCTCGCAACGGACCGCTACCAGACCGAGCCGCTGTCGGTCGTCGCGATCGCCGATGTCGTCGATGAGGTGACCGGGCGCTTCGTGCGCCGGAGCGGGCGACGGATCGTCGTCGACACCGACGACTCCGCGGTGCGCGGTCGTCGGGCTGCACTCGAGCGTGCCGTTGGCAACATCGTCGCAAACGCGGACAAGTGGTCGCCTCCCGACGGGACCATCACCATCGATGTCGCGGCCGGAACGGTGACGGTGCGTGACGAAGGGCAGGGATTCAACGCCGAGGACCTCGACCATGTCTTCGAACGGTTCTACCGCTCGACGGCTGCGCGGGCAACCCACGGATCGGGTCTCGGACTGTCGATCGTTGAACAGATCGTCACCGACCACGGCGGCACGGTCTTTGCACGGAACCGGTCCGACGGGCAAGGCGCCGAAGTCGGGTTCACCGTCCCGGTCGTTGATCGGTGA